In Geotrypetes seraphini chromosome 11, aGeoSer1.1, whole genome shotgun sequence, the genomic window ccaggagTCAAACCCCACCACTGTTTCTTGTCATCTTGGCCAAGTCATTTAACAGATTGTAAGCTTTCTGGGGAAGGGGAAATATAGGGAGTATTTAAATGTAATTTGCCTTGAGTTACGAATGAAAAGACATGAGCTAGATTCAAATCCTCCTCCCAAACCTAATGACAACCAAAGTTATCCACTCCCAATGCAGCTAAATGTAAATACACTACACACGTATTTTCATCCCGTCAAAAGCTGTCAACTTCTCCAAACTGCAGCTTAACAAGAGTAAGATGCTTTGAAAACTGGCTTTTCTTCTCTCTATCCATAACCTACTTGAGTTTTAGAGGGAGTTCCAATGCTGGATCTCTCTCAGGTCCCACAGAACAGCTTTTTGAGAGGACAGTTAAGTCAGGAAACCTGCAGGTCTACATTGCGATCTAATGACAAAGCTGCAATCgaagtttctaccgtgggccagcgaggaaaatagaattcctatgagcgtcggaacatttGCCTCTGTCCCACAGCCAAATTCTCTATCACAGCTTACAAGAGCTTCCCAAAAAACGATGATTCTAGCACCTAAAGAACCTGGGTGAGTGGctgatttttatttctttgttttattacCCTCTAGGCTGTTTCCATGACCAAGTCTGTGATGTGATTCCAACTTGGGTACCATGATGCGAGGCAAAGGGGAGCCTGAAGGAGTTATCATGATCCCGCCTTCCTTTCCCAATCCAGATTAGAACTCAGCAGGGTGTGATAAGAGGAAGGACCATAGAACTAGTTCCCAGGGCGGAAAAAGCAGAATGACCCCAGTAAAAGCTGCAGTGTGAAGTCAAAGCTGGGAGTCCCCGCCATGTAGGTGCAGTGAGCTAGATCACGGGAGAAATCCCTACAAGCACAAGACAGGACCAATCCCCTTCACCACACATGACCTTTAACCTTCCTTCCATTCTTCATATTCAAATGCATGTTTTTCAGTTAATCAGTGCTAAGATCTGTGTTTATTCCAATTACCTAAACCTTCCTGTAGAAAGTGCTGGAAACAAAGTGCAGATACTCATTCCGGCGCACAGAGGAGACCCGAGACTGGCAGCAATAGTGGACTGTACCAGCAGAGGGGATTGAAACCACCTACAAAACAGTCTTTCAACCTGATGTAGAGGTCATTGACGATAGGATAAAGGCACCAACTTTATACCTCAAACCAAAGATCTAAATCCTTCAAAAACCAAAAAGTTATACCCCCATAGCTCTGGATGCTCAAGTTATTTTACCAGAGACGGCAACACTGCTACTCGAAAAAACTGAAACCAAACACCTTGCAATTTGCAGAATTTTGTTTGGTGacaagaaaggggagagggagtgCTATAGAGAGCGACCAAATCAAAGTGTGGAGCTCTTCACCATAATTTGATTTATTTAGACTGCTTTCCTGCTTATTACTTTTCattgggtccccccccccccaaagcatgttttttgctttaataaaataGATCAACCTTGTAAACCAGCTCTGACACTCTGTATACTCATAGTGACTACAGGACAGTCTCAAACAGGAACCTCTACCAGTCATATAAATATGTTCTTACAACAACAAAACCCAGAAAACACCTtcaagaataaataaattattaaaaataaaaatacttttcCAGCTAAACAAACAATAAATGCAATCTTAGTGCCTCCACCAcccattccaaaaaaaaaaaaaggtttagtaCAATACTGGCACCTCTATCTTTGCTCTGGAGTAGAAAGGGCTGAAgcctgggtagagaatgacatggggacaaatttttctccatccctgcagaAACTCAAACTTACTCATCCCGttcctgcaagttttgtcgccgtcactgccccattcctgtaagctctgccttaactgcacaagccttaaacacttatgattttaaaatgtttgaggcttgtgcagatgaggatgaagcttgcaggaatggggcagaggcaggaaaagaactcgcggggacgggacgggaaaatgagttcccacagggacggggaaaaatctgtccctgtgtcattctctaagcctgGGGAAAGCATTACAAATCTCTCTGCTGCCCGCCATGGCCATTCTTATAGAAAACAAATGCTTTAagaaagaatatttttttaaaaaaaggcctgTTGCAGTAGGGACTTATTTATTGAGGAAGAGAAACTATAAAACCCCTGTAAATCTGAAAACCACACCAGAAAGGGTAGAAGCTGAGCTCATAGTGAAGAGTAGACTAATGCCCCCTGTTGTAAACTCCCTGAAACGCATTAATAATTGCACTGGCGCTGGCGTGGTTGATAGACAAGTTTGCCATGCTGTTTGGCCCACCGTGGGCGGCTTTCTCTGGCACAGTTCTGCCGCTGGATGGATTTTCGGCTAAGTTTCCGCCTTTCTATCAGCTCCTTTGCTCGCTGGATCCGACGGACGTTGCTGACTTTCTCCAGGATGGTAGCTTTGGCAGTGATGGAGGTAGGATGATGAGGGGCATGATGCTCTACCCTAGTCTGAGTCACAGtcctgaaaaaaagaaagaaagaaagaccatGATCCTAAGAGGCTTGGCCTTGTGAAAGAGCCCCAGACCAAAGTCATAAAAGGCCTCCCAAGTGATTAACAAGATGAAGCACCTTTACAACAATTACATACCTCCATGTTACTAACAGGGAAGGCAGTTCTTGACCAGTGGAGTagtacagggggggagggggtagtccaccctgggcacctgCACCCTTCCCATTCCTGCTCTTCgtgaccccgttggctctcccgctgatgtcacttccgggtgctgcaCATAGGGGTCGCAAGGAGTATGTTGTT contains:
- the TP53INP2 gene encoding tumor protein p53-inducible nuclear protein 2 isoform X2, which translates into the protein MFQRITSLFFGEDTAETLVEPKPFLSETEDDGWLIIDLPEGPDPVTVESSPLEDLLIEHPSMSVYVTSSIVMEGENPIEQSSDGTVTQTRVEHHAPHHPTSITAKATILEKVSNVRRIQRAKELIERRKLSRKSIQRQNCARESRPRWAKQHGKLVYQPRQRQCNY